In the Malassezia vespertilionis chromosome 1, complete sequence genome, one interval contains:
- the CPR6 gene encoding peptidylprolyl isomerase (COG:O; EggNog:ENOG503NXZR), with protein MSNPVVYFDICFAGEPAPSRAGENRVVLELFADRVPKTAENFRALCTGEKGTGQAGKPLSYKGSAFHRVIPHFMIQGGDFTNGNGTGGESIYGEKFEDEKLDGKHDVPFLLSMANAGPNTNGSQFFITTVPTPHLDGKHVVFGRALRGKNVVRRIENAQIGENDRPAQEITISDCGQFAPNQVCDPAFDYGIEPDESGDTYETFPDDHNVDLEEKPEEALRIATDLKGIGARLVAQGKWALALEKYQKGLRYLMVNPHLPDSHAGNTEFVQAYTAMRTPLQLNGALCALKMTPPRYEVALQLASQVMERGGSKAPGAPCAADLAKGYFRHAAALSGMKRDEEAKNDLELALQHAPEDAGILREKAAVVQRMQMRLQKQRAAYSKMFSS; from the coding sequence ATGAGCAACCCCGTCGTGTATTTCGATATTTGCTTTGCCGGCGAGcccgcgccgtcgcgcgcaggcgAGAACCGTGTTGTGCTCGAACTTTTTGCGGACAGAGTGCCCAAAACCGCCGAAAACTTTCGCGCGTTGTGCACGGGCGAAAAAGGCACGGGCCAGGCTGGCAAGCCACTCTCGTACAAAGGCAGTGCTTTCCACCGCGTTATCCCCCACTTTATGATACAAGGTGGCGACTTTACCAATGGAAACGGTACAGGCGGCGAGTCGATCTACGGCGAAAAGTTTGAGGATGAAAAGCTTGATGGGAAACACGATGTGCCCTTTCTTCTGAGCATGGCCAACGCTGGCCCAAACACAAACGGCTCGCAGTTCTTTATCACGACAGTCCCGACGCCTCATCTCGACGGAAAGCACGTTGTCTTTGGCCGTGCGTTGCGCGGAAAAAAtgtggtgcgccgcattgaGAATGCACAGATAGGCGAGAACGACCGCCCGGCGCAGGAAATCACGATTAGCGACTGCGGCCAATTTGCGCCGAACCAAGTGTGCGACCCCGCGTTTGACTATGGCATTGAGCCAGATGAGTCTGGTGATACCTACGAGACGTTCCCCGACGACCACAACGTGGATTTGGAGGAGAAACCTGAAGAAGcactgcgcatcgccaCAGACCTGAAAGGGATCGGCGCTCGGCTTGTCGCGCAAGGCAAGTGGGCGCTTGCTTTAGAAAAGTATCAAAAAGGGCTTCGCTATCTCATGGTGAACCCCCATTTGCCCGATTCGCACGCTGGAAACACCGAGTTTGTGCAGGCGTACACGGCCATGCGCACGCCCTTGCAATTGAACGGCGCACTGTGTGCACTGAAAATGACGCCGCCTAGGTACGAAGTCGCATTGCagcttgcgtcgcaggtcatggagcgcggcgggtCCAAGGCGCCcggtgcgccgtgcgcagccgATCTTGCCAAAGGCTATTttcggcacgctgcagcattgTCTGGCAtgaagcgcgacgaggaagcAAAGAACGACTTGGaattggcgctgcagcacgcgcccGAAGACGCTGGAATCCTCCGCGAGAAAGCTGCGGTGGTGCAGCGGATGCAGATGCGACTGCAaaagcagcgtgcagcgtACTCGAAAATGTTTTCTTCGTAG
- the GIM5 gene encoding subunit of tubulin prefoldin (COG:O; BUSCO:EOG092655L0; EggNog:ENOG503P452) codes for MTSTQQKQVDVTELDLKQLLDVRKQLELEIKQFTVMFGQLRVAQTRFQSCLESVGEISPASLASLYVPGRLSDPDTVIVDIGTGYYVEKSRADAQKLYKEKVAYVTKNMEQLQDNIHKKQDNMRVVGEVMQVKLAQQQKSEAQASS; via the exons ATGACATCCACGCAGCAAAAACAGGTGGATGTGACGGAGTTGGATTTGAAACAG CTGCTTGATGTGCGCAAGCAATTGGAGCTGGAAATCAAGCAATTCACAGTCATGTTTGGGCAATTAAGAGTCGCCCAGACGCGGTTCCAGAGTTGCTTGGAGAGCGTCGGGGAGATCTCGCCCGCCAGCTTGG CGTCCCTCTATGTTCCTGGGCGGCTCAGTGACCCCGACACGGTGATTGTTGATATCGGTACGGGCTACTACGTGGAAAAG TCGCGTGCGGATGCACAGAAATTGTACAAGGAAAAGGTGGCCTATGTTACCAAGAACATGGAACAATTGCAGGACAATATTCACAAGAAACAAGATAATATGCGCGTCGTTGGCGAGGTGATGCAAGTG AAACTCGCACAGCAGCAAAAGAgtgaagcgcaagcgagcTCGTAG